The sequence TGTGGCGTACTTCCAAAGAAGATGGTATCTATGCTATGTCAGGTATACAAATCAGAAGTGCCAGTGCTGGTACCTCCAGTGTAATTGGTACACGCTGTGTAGCAAAAGCAGAATACCAGCTGAATCCGTTCCTGCTGTTTGGTGCATATGTGAACGAAACCTTCAAAGGAGAATACTTAAAACAGGCAGGTAGTAGCCAGAACATGGTGTACGCTCACCTGTATAGTGTATTCAGATTCTAATTTAACCATTACCTAAAAGCCGCTGCTTATCCTGCAGGGAAAAGCAGCGGCTTTTAAAATGATTTCAATCCTGTTCTATTTTAGCCAGCGGAATTTGTTTGCGATACTCATTAGGTGTTAGCCCGGTATGTTTTTTAAAGAGCCTGGTAAAATAAGAAGGATCATCAAAACCCAATTCATAAGCAATCTCAGAAATATTGGAATTGAAATGATACAAATGTGCCTTTGCTTTTAGTATCAGTTCCACCTGTACCACCTGTAGTGCCGACATTTGTTTGAGTGAGCGGCAGATTCGGTTCAGGTGTTTGGCGGTAATGTGCAGGTGATCTGCATACACCTGTAAACTCATGAACGGACTCCTGGAAACCTTAATGAGGTGCTGAAATTTCTTGAAATAATACAAGTTATTATTGTGCCCGGATTTGAGCGAAGGCTGTTCGTTGGAGTAACGATAGAATTGCAATACTAATAAGTAGAGCATGTGTTCCAGGATAATCTCTTTCCCTACTTTAGACTCATTGAATTCATTATGAATTTTATTGAATGCCTCCCTGAATGGAGGCAATGCATCTCCTTTCAATACAAAGATGGTTTCCAGTGCATGCAGAATATTCGGATACCTTTCATGCAGTGTCTCTGTATAAAAATCAGAGAAGGTGAGAATACGGCCATCTATATGTGCCCCGAAATGAAAACCGTGAATACTCAGTGGAGGAATGAAACACATAAAAGGTGCTTCTAAACAGATTTGCTCATCGGCAGTATAAAAAGTAGCGTATCCACTTTCGACAAAAAATACCTGGTACAATGAACTGTGAAAATGTGCATCTACTTCCCAGTTGAAATCCTTACTTCTGTTTTCAATTGTTTCACAAAAAATATAATTCTCTTTGTGCGTGTTCTTTTCCCTGTATAGCCCGGAGTAATTGATGAACTCATGGTGTTGAATGCTGTTCGCGTGCATAGCATACGTTTGAAATTCAAAATTAAGTGCCTCATGCGCCTTCCATCCTGACCACGGACAGTCAATGGACTGATTTTAATCCGGTTCGAATTGTCCTATTTAATAAGTCAATAGTGCAAGCATGGCGATTTTTGATGGCTGACCTTTGTTTTATAAAACAATAACACAATGAGTCAGGAAAACAAACCAATAGCAATTGACGACTTGCGGAGTGCATTGGAATTACTGAAAACAATTCCACAGCAATATCATGAAACAGATGTACTGATCGATCCAAATGCCGATATGGCAGGTGTATACAAACAAATAGGTGCAGGTGGTACCGTACAGCGTCCTACCCGCCTTGGCCCTGCCATGATGTTCACGAATGTAAAGGGTTATCCTGGTGCGAAAGTACTGGTGGGTCTGCTGGCTAGCAGAGACAGAGTAGCGGCTATGCTGGGTGCGCCAAGCGTAGAACTCGGTAAATACATGGGTCAGGCAGTCAAGAATTACATCGCCCCGGTAGTGGTAACCAATGCAGGTGCTCCCTGCCAGGAAGTAGTGTACAAAGCTACCGACAAGGATTTTGACCTGAGAAAGATCCTGCCTGCTCCAACCAATACACCTGAAGATGCGGGTCCTTATTTCTGCGAAGGACTGGTATTAGGCTCAGATCCTGAAACAGGCCACAGTGATGTAACTATTCACCGCCTCTGCGTACAGGGCAAAGATTCCATCTCCATCTATTTTGCACCAGGCAGACACATTGATGCCTTCCGTGAAAAAGCAGAGAAAGCTGGCAAACCACTGCCTATTACCATCAACATGGGACTTGATCCTGCTATCATGATCGGCTCCTGTTTTGAAGCACCTACCACACCATTTGGCTTTGACGAACTGTCCATCGCCGGTGGTCTGCGCAAGAAACCAGTAGAACTGGTAAAATCCCTTACCATCAACCAACATTCTATCGCGAAGGCCGAAATCGTAATCGAAGGTGAAATTCTGCCAAACGTAAGAGTCGTAGAAGACCAGAACACCAACACGGGTCACGCTATGCCTGAATTCCCAGGTTATAACGGTCCTGCGAACCAATCACTGCCACTGATCAGGGTAACAGCGATCACCACCCGCAAAAACCCGATTATGCAAACGTTGATCGGTCCTGGTGAAGAACATACCAGCCTGGCAGGCATTCCAACAGAAGCCAGCATTTACAACGCTGTAGAAGCTGCATTGCCTGGTCTGCTGAAAAACGTGTATGCACATACCTCCGGTGGTGGTAAATTTATGAGCATATTGCAAATTCAGAAAACCAAACCAACAGACCAGGGCCGTGAAAGACAAGCTGCGCTGGTAGCCTTTGCTGCTTATTATGAATTGAAACAGGTGATCCTGGTGGATGACGATGTAGACATCTTTGACAGCAACGACGTATTTTGGGCAATGACTACCCGTTACCAGGGCGATATCAGCACCATCTTTATTCCAGGTGTTCGTTGTCACCCACTGGATCCTTCACAGGACCCTTCATTCGATCCTAAGATTCTTGGTAAGGGTATTTCAACCAAGACTATCTTTGACTGTACCGTTCCATGGAATTTGAAAGACAGATTCAAACGTGCGCAGTTCAAAGAAGTAGATGCAACGCCTTATTTACCTGAGTGGTTTAAATAAACGGATGAAAAAAACCGGGCTGGCTGAAGGTGATCCTTTGGCCAGCTCACTAAAAAAAATTATATGCTAACCGGACCAATTATAAATTCCGTCGCAACATTAACCGGCTCCATCATCGGGGCTACCATGGGAAACAAAATTCCTGAACGTCTCCGTCTTGCACTTCCTATGACATTTGGTGCTGCTTCTATGGCATTGGGTATTAATTCAGTGGTCAAGGTGAGCATGCTGCCACCAGTGATCCTGGCGCTGCTGGTAGGTAGTGCGATCGGTGAACTGCTGAAAATTGAAAAGGGGATTGAATGGGCGGCTATCCGTGTCAACGGACCAATTCAGAAGATCTTCCCAAGACAAAAAACAGATGAAGATCCGCAGGCTTTCCTGCAGAACTTTGTGGCTGTACTGGTACTCTTCAGTGCA is a genomic window of Chitinophaga sp. LS1 containing:
- a CDS encoding UbiD family decarboxylase; the protein is MSQENKPIAIDDLRSALELLKTIPQQYHETDVLIDPNADMAGVYKQIGAGGTVQRPTRLGPAMMFTNVKGYPGAKVLVGLLASRDRVAAMLGAPSVELGKYMGQAVKNYIAPVVVTNAGAPCQEVVYKATDKDFDLRKILPAPTNTPEDAGPYFCEGLVLGSDPETGHSDVTIHRLCVQGKDSISIYFAPGRHIDAFREKAEKAGKPLPITINMGLDPAIMIGSCFEAPTTPFGFDELSIAGGLRKKPVELVKSLTINQHSIAKAEIVIEGEILPNVRVVEDQNTNTGHAMPEFPGYNGPANQSLPLIRVTAITTRKNPIMQTLIGPGEEHTSLAGIPTEASIYNAVEAALPGLLKNVYAHTSGGGKFMSILQIQKTKPTDQGRERQAALVAFAAYYELKQVILVDDDVDIFDSNDVFWAMTTRYQGDISTIFIPGVRCHPLDPSQDPSFDPKILGKGISTKTIFDCTVPWNLKDRFKRAQFKEVDATPYLPEWFK
- a CDS encoding AraC family transcriptional regulator; translated protein: MHANSIQHHEFINYSGLYREKNTHKENYIFCETIENRSKDFNWEVDAHFHSSLYQVFFVESGYATFYTADEQICLEAPFMCFIPPLSIHGFHFGAHIDGRILTFSDFYTETLHERYPNILHALETIFVLKGDALPPFREAFNKIHNEFNESKVGKEIILEHMLYLLVLQFYRYSNEQPSLKSGHNNNLYYFKKFQHLIKVSRSPFMSLQVYADHLHITAKHLNRICRSLKQMSALQVVQVELILKAKAHLYHFNSNISEIAYELGFDDPSYFTRLFKKHTGLTPNEYRKQIPLAKIEQD